TTATAACGACAATATAATCGAGACATATGCCCAGCAAGAAGCTATTCCTATAATTACCAGAATACCAATGGACCTAAAAATTATACAAACATATTCTGCCGGTGGATTAATTATTGATATTCTTCCTGAATATACAAGTTATTTTGAACCGTTGATTAATTTTGTTAAGGAGAAAATACATTGACTGAAGAGCTAGTTATCGTAAGCGGCAAAGGCGGTACCGGAAAGACAAGCTTGACCTTAGCTTTTGCAACTCTTGCTGAGAATGTTCTTTTAGTAGATTGCGATGTTGATGCCTCAGATATGCATCTTATATGCAAACCGGAAATAATATCAAAAACTGACTTTTACTCAGCGAAGAAAGCTGTTATTGATTATTCTAAATGTACTGAATGTGGAAAATGTGCCCAGCTGTGCCGATTTGATGCAATCAATGCTGCTATTGAAATTGATGAGGTTGGTTGCGAAGGCTGTGCAGTATGTGCAGCTTTTTGTCCTGAAAAAGCTATCGTAATGCAGGATGCCCATACGGGTGAATGGTATATTTCAAAAACCAGATTCGGAAAACTTGTCCACGCAAAACTGGGTATTGCTGAAGAAAACTCAGGGAAGCTGGTTGCTACAGTAAAGCGTGCAGCCAGAATCCTAGCAAAAGAAGAGGATTCCCAACTGATCATTGCTGATGGGCCGCCAGGAATAGGTTGTCCTGTTATTGCTTCCATCAGTGGCGCTAATTTGGCCTTGATTGTCTGCGAACCAACAGAATCAAGTTATCAAGATATGGTAAGATTGTCCGAATTGTTGGATCATTTTAGGATAAAAACCGCTGTTTGTATCAACAAGTACGACATAGTTCCTGAAATGACAGCAAAAATTTCACAGTTCAGTTGTTCCAATAAAATTGCCGTTATTGGAAAGATTCCCTATAATGGCGTATTTAATAAGGCTCAAATGGTACAACAAAGTGTAATCGAGTTTGAGCAAAGCTATGTTACAGAAAGCATCAGGCAAGCCTGGAACAATATCAAAAGTTTAATGGAGGATTTACGGAATGAAAGAAAAACAAAATGAAGTAATGCAAGCACAGCAATTAAAAGAAAAAATTGCAAAAATTAAAAATAAGATTGTTGTTTTATCTGGCAAAGGAGGAGTCGGCAAAAGTACTGTAGCGATTAGCATTGCCAGGGCTTTAGCAAAGGCGGGACAACGGATTGGGATTTTAGACGTCGATATTCATGGGCCAAGTATACCCAATCTTTTAGGTATAAAAGATGAAAAGCTTACTACTATTAATAATTCTATTTTACCTTACGTAAGCGGAGATAACCTATTAGTTATTTCTATAGGGCTACTGCTCGATAATAGTGATCAGCCGGTTATATGGCGTGGTCCCGCTAAAATGAGCATGATAAAGCAGTTTGTCCAAGATGTAGAATGGGGTGAACTGGATTATCTGGTTGTTGATTGTCCGCCTGGAACAGGAGATGAACCTCTTTCAATTATGCAAATGCTAGGCGAAATATCTGGTGCAGTAATTGTAACTACTCCGCAGGAATTAGCGCTGGTTGATGTTAGAAAATCAGTTAACTTTTGTAAAATGCTGCATGTTCCAGTTGCGGGTGTTGTCGAAAATATGAGCGGATTTGTTTGTCCTGATTGCAATAAAACCCATTATATATTCAAGTCGGGCGGTGCGGAGAAGATGGCAAGCGAAATGGGGATTCCTTTTTTAGGTAAAATACCGATTGATCCTCGTATCGTCGAGACCGGAGACAGTGGCACATCTTTTGCCCGTCACTATGAGCATACTGAGGCTGGTAGGAGCATAAAAAATATTATTACAAAAATTAAAGAATTTACTGTTGATAAAAAAGAAAAAGGAGAAAAAATTATGAGATTTGCAATACCTACAGAAAATGGAGTGCTATGTTCTCATTTTGGTCACTGCGAACAGTTTACTTTTATCGATGTTGATGATGCAACCAAGGCTATTATCAAAAGCGAGGGAATTACTCCTCCGGCACACGAACCTGGCGTTATTCCCCGATGGGTCGCCGGGCAGGGCGCAACTATAGTTATTTCAGGCGGCATGGGTGCAAAAGCTAAATCTCTGTTCGAGAGCCATGGTGTTAGGGTTGTTGTTGGCGCAGCTAATGAATCTCCTCATTTACTTGTCGGCGCTTTTTTAAATGGCACGCTTGTAACCGGGATAAATGCTTGTGATCATTAATGAACTTAACTATTCTAACTGATAATTATTCGCTCCCGGGAAAACCGTTGCTGGCTGAACATGGTTTGTCTTTTTATATAGAAACAGATGGTAAGAAGATACTTTTTGATACCGGATATTCTGACGTATTTATGCGCAACGCCGTTAAGCTTGATCTTAGTTTGAGGCATTTGGATTATCTTGTGTTTTCACATGGTCATTATGATCATACCTGGGGTGTTGTGCCGTTAATAGCTCTTTATCGGGAATCCATAAAGAATAAGATCCCTTATCATAAGCCAGAAGTTATTACTCATCCGCTTACCTTTTATCATAAATACAAAGAGCCTTTTGGTGAGCAGGGTTCCTTACTATCAGAATCTCGCCTGGCTTCTATTTTTCAGTTGTCGCTAAGGAAAACGCCTTTTTGGATAACTGAAAAACTGGTATTTCTGGGAGAAGTACCAAGAACAAATGATTTTGAAGGTAATTATTCTGATGGTAAGATATATAAAAATAAAATATATATTGATGATTGTATTTTGGAAGATTCGGCATTAGCTTATAAAACTGATGCCGGATTGGTTGTCATAACCGGATGTGCCCATTCAGGTATATGCAATACGATAGCTTATGCACAAAGTATCTGTGCTGAAACTCGGATTCTTGACGTTGTCGGGGGGCTGCATTTATGTGAGGCAGCAGAGACTCAAGTGCAAAGCACGGTGCAATATTTAAAGAAAGTTTCTCCATTATCGATTCACCCTTGCCATTGCACGGGTTTTGCAGCCAGAATGGCTTTCGTAAATACATTGCCGCTACAGGAAACAGGTGTAGGACTGACTTTGAACTATTCGGAGTAGGTGCTTGTGGTAAGCCATAGAAAATTTAAACGGAAAAGAGCTTGGAATGCCTGTTGAAAAAGCTAAAAATTATTATAATGGCTAACGTAACTGGTTTGTATATTAGTCAAAAAAGAGGTATCGACAAAACAAGTGTTTCTTCTGTAAATGCGATTGAAAATTGGGGGATTGAAAGCGACGCACATGCTGGCGATTGGGATAGGCACGTAAGTATTTTCCCTGAAGAAGCGATGCATGTCGTACCCAAAGAAAAAAGGGAAGAAGTGCAAAAAGGTGGATTTACGGAAAATATAACTATAGCGGGACTTTCTTTGACCCAACTTTGTATCGGGGCTGTTATTTCAATAGGTACAGTAAAAATTAAAATACT
This genomic stretch from Candidatus Margulisiibacteriota bacterium harbors:
- a CDS encoding (4Fe-4S)-binding protein — translated: MTEELVIVSGKGGTGKTSLTLAFATLAENVLLVDCDVDASDMHLICKPEIISKTDFYSAKKAVIDYSKCTECGKCAQLCRFDAINAAIEIDEVGCEGCAVCAAFCPEKAIVMQDAHTGEWYISKTRFGKLVHAKLGIAEENSGKLVATVKRAARILAKEEDSQLIIADGPPGIGCPVIASISGANLALIVCEPTESSYQDMVRLSELLDHFRIKTAVCINKYDIVPEMTAKISQFSCSNKIAVIGKIPYNGVFNKAQMVQQSVIEFEQSYVTESIRQAWNNIKSLMEDLRNERKTK
- a CDS encoding chromosome partitioning protein ParA, with protein sequence MKEKQNEVMQAQQLKEKIAKIKNKIVVLSGKGGVGKSTVAISIARALAKAGQRIGILDVDIHGPSIPNLLGIKDEKLTTINNSILPYVSGDNLLVISIGLLLDNSDQPVIWRGPAKMSMIKQFVQDVEWGELDYLVVDCPPGTGDEPLSIMQMLGEISGAVIVTTPQELALVDVRKSVNFCKMLHVPVAGVVENMSGFVCPDCNKTHYIFKSGGAEKMASEMGIPFLGKIPIDPRIVETGDSGTSFARHYEHTEAGRSIKNIITKIKEFTVDKKEKGEKIMRFAIPTENGVLCSHFGHCEQFTFIDVDDATKAIIKSEGITPPAHEPGVIPRWVAGQGATIVISGGMGAKAKSLFESHGVRVVVGAANESPHLLVGAFLNGTLVTGINACDH
- a CDS encoding MBL fold metallo-hydrolase is translated as MNLTILTDNYSLPGKPLLAEHGLSFYIETDGKKILFDTGYSDVFMRNAVKLDLSLRHLDYLVFSHGHYDHTWGVVPLIALYRESIKNKIPYHKPEVITHPLTFYHKYKEPFGEQGSLLSESRLASIFQLSLRKTPFWITEKLVFLGEVPRTNDFEGNYSDGKIYKNKIYIDDCILEDSALAYKTDAGLVVITGCAHSGICNTIAYAQSICAETRILDVVGGLHLCEAAETQVQSTVQYLKKVSPLSIHPCHCTGFAARMAFVNTLPLQETGVGLTLNYSE
- a CDS encoding MOSC domain-containing protein, producing the protein MANVTGLYISQKRGIDKTSVSSVNAIENWGIESDAHAGDWDRHVSIFPEEAMHVVPKEKREEVQKGGFTENITIAGLSLTQLCIGAVISIGTVKIKILYIGKEIYKEYGRSYIVSREGRFGVVMASGTISLGDSVIFA